Below is a window of Brassica napus cultivar Da-Ae chromosome A5, Da-Ae, whole genome shotgun sequence DNA.
ATGAATGGATGGGTGATTTCGCTTTACAGACTTTGTATTATGCGGAGTTCATGAATACCGGACCAGGTTCAGAAACAGCTAACCGGGTTAATTGGCCCGGTTATCATGTGATCAATGAAACTGAAGCTGTTTGGTTCACTGTCTCAAACTTTATTGTCGGAGACTACTGGTTGCCGAGCATGGGAGTTCCCTATGCCGGTGGGTTGATGTAATCTCGATTGATTTCTGGTCATTCAAACCATATATTAATCTTATCAAAGTTtccaagaaaattattttttgttgttttgtttgtacAAGAAACATTTATTTACACATATTATtctacacatatatataataggtttaatatatataagtatttgatcagtgttttctttcttcttaaaccataatttatttgatgtagaaaacataatttctttagttataaatttataatgtacccaaaaatgttttaaattatcatatttattctagaatataaacataaaaggtattacttcaaataaaaacaaatttggaAATGATGTTAAAAGTGGATTAAGCAATGGCAAAAAACTCCATACTAATATCTGTAGGAAACTGTATTTTTCTCTAAGAAAATAGAATGTATGTCAGTTAGTAGTTATTAAACACGATTAAGACACTGGTTATTCAGATTTTAGAGGAAAAagtagaacaaacaaaaaatgaagTTTTGAATTCCCTAAAATAAGACTAATTAATTTCTCACTAGCCAATTTTCCCGCCAAGCCTCATAAAACAGAGCAAGTAGAGTAACGAACTCTTAATTTGTCCGCCTTGACAACTATGAACAGATGCTCACTCCTAAGGAAGCTACTTAACCTTCGAAAGAGTCCATAAAAACTCACAATCTCGTTTTCTCAGAACAAACGGAACAGCtctttaacttaaaaaaaaacaaacagtaTGTCGTACGGGTACGACGATGATTCCAAGAGAAAGAAGAGGTATGTTATTATCTCAATCTCCTCAGTTCTTCTAATCTCCATGGTCGTCGCCGTTACCGTCGGTGTCAACCTCAACAAGCACGATGGTAAAGGTGACTCTGAAAGTAACGGGCAGATAACGGCTTCAGTCAAGGCCGTCAAGGACATATGTGCACCAACGGATTACAAAAAGACTTGTGAATATAGTCTCATCAAGAACGGGAATAACACGACCGACCCGATGGAGTTGGTTAAGACAGCGTTCAGTGTTACGATGAAGCAGATCACCGACGCGGCTAAGAAGTCTCAGACGATTATCGATCTTCAGAAGGATCCGAGGACGAGGATGGCGCTTGATCAGTGCAAGGAGCTGATGGATTACGCGTTGGGAGAGCTTAGTAACTCCTTTGAGGAGCTAGGGAAGCTTGAGTTCCACAAGCTCGACGAGGTTTTGATCAATCTGAGGATTTGGCTCAGCGCGGCGATAAGCCACGAGGAAACTTGCCTTGAAGGGTTTCAAGGCACGCAAGGGAATGCTGGAGAGACCATGAAGAAAGCCTTGAAGACGGCTATCGAGTTGACACACAACGGGCTAGCGATCATCAGCGAAATGTCGAATTTCGTGGGGCAAATTGATATTCCTGGGCTGAACAGCTGCCGGCTTTTGGCCCAGGAAATTCCCTCGTGGGTGAACCAGCGAGGGCGTAGGCTCTTGCAGGCTGCTTCCGAGTACTCCGACGCAAAGCCTGATATTGTTGTGGCTCAGGACGGGAGCGGTCAGTATGCAACGATCAACGACGCGTTGAAGCacgttccaaagaagaagaacacgaCTTTTGTAGTTCACATTAAGGCTGGAATCTACAAGGAGTACGTTCAAGTCAACAAGAGCATGACTCATCTCGTGTTCATCGGCGATGGTCCCGAGAAAACCATCATTTCCGGTAGCAAAAATTACAAGGACGGTATCACTACCTACCGTACCGCCACTGTTGGTAAGATATATATTCAGTGTTCTATAAATCGATTTACACATCCTAATCAATAATTTCTTATAAAGCGTCTAGTTACAGTATaactattttttgaacattgtatatatatatgattatttgtaCTTAGAAGTCATATAATGTTAATGCTAATGCAGCCATCGTTGGAGACTACTTCATTGCCAAGAACATAGGGTTTGTAAACACTGCCGGGGCAATCAAACATCAAGCTGTTGCAATAAGGGTTCAATCAGATGAGTCCATATTTTTCAACTGTAGATTCGATGGTTACCAAGACACGCTCTACGCTCACTCCCACCGTCAGTTTTACCGTGATTGTACCATCTCAGGCACCATTGATTTCCTCTTTGGAGACGCGGCTGCTGTTTTCCAGAACTGCACTTTGTTGGTGAGGAAGCCACTTCCGAACCAGGCATGTCCGATCACAGCTCACGGTCGCAAAGACGTGAGGGAATCAACAGGATTTGTGTTCCAAGGTTGCACGATTGCCGGCGAACCGGATTACTTGGCAGTCAAGGAAACTAGCAAAGCCTATCTTGGAAGGCCATGGAAAGAGTATTCAAGGACTATTATCATGAACACTTTCATACCAGATTTTATCCAGCCACAAGGATGGCAACCATGGCTTGGAAACTTCGGCCTCGACACATTGTTCTACTCTGAAGTACAGAACACAGGACCTGGAGCAGCCCTTGCAAACCGGGTTACTTGGCCCGGTATTAAGACACTGAGCAACGAAGAGATCCTTAAGTTCACACCGGATCAGTACATTCAAGGTGATGTTTGGGTTCATGGCAAAGGTGTACCGTACACTCCTGGCCTCTTGGCTGCTAACCCTAATGCTGCAACCACAATCCCCAGCAACTCAGCTGCTCCAGGTTTCTCCTCCTTCACGGATACAAGTGGTGCTGGCTCAGTTTCTCCAGCAGCTTCCCCGCAAGGGTCTATTAAGATGGTTTCAAAGTCTAACTAGAAAGATCGATTAAGATGCCATATAATGTGCTTATTTCCTACTCTAATTCAAGACAATctggaaacaaaaaaacatttgcACAAACTTGAGGAATTCAGCATTATTGATCTACCAAATTGTTGAGATTAAACTCATGTTTGATATCACAGTATTTTAAAGATGTTGTGTATAAATCTTAATTATAACAATGATTATGTAGAAATAGtttagataaattaattttcttttacttaTGTATCCTAAACGAAATTAAAACCTGCAAATCGAATTGGAGATAATagcttatttattttgtatgaaACACaatgtttaagaaaaatatacacTTATTTTCGCTGATACAAATCGTAAAAGTGCTATGCAAAAAAGTAATATAGAGGTCACTCAATGTTATTCAGAATGTGATTCATTAAATTCATTTCACCATATCACATACTCCTCCATACATGATACATTTATCAATTTATGAATCAGGACAAGATTATGAAAATAgaaattcataaattattaCTATAACGTAACTTGCACCCCCCATGCATGAAGGCATAAATAGTGAAACCAAATTGCTTTCACCAAAAAATAAGTTATGATTATCTTTCTTTCATAGAAGAAAGATGACATTTTCAGGAAACAGAAGTAGTTACACCTAACTTCATTTACTTCTGCTGCATTCACTTCATTTCCGCACTttcatctttgtttttttcgCACTTTCATCTTTTACTCATCTCATTGCTAGAATTCAAATACATGATCCGGTCAACCTCCCTCCAGATGTTCTCCACTTTATATTTTTCTCGATGATCTATCTGATTCTTATTCAATTCTAACAATCCAACTAGTGGTGGAATTAGATAAAATCACCAAACGAAAGACTTGTTATCTCCACTTTAAACCTGGTCTCTAAGATGCAGTGATCAAATCAGCGGAAAAGAAAAGAGCatatattttcttacaaaatGTGTCAGACAGTAAGTGTCCGTCCTTGCATTCTTCGAATTCTACGCTAgctttttcaaaagaaaaatccatAAATTTCGACATATTAATCAAATTAAGCTGATGagtagatctgaaaaaaaaccAACATTTAATTTGGATACACAATTTACTCTATTCTAGGttgatatagaaaatattttattttgggttAACATACAAATTGTGGCAAATAAAGGAAAGTGGCTTCTGCAAGGCAGTTTTGCATGCACGCCTAGTCTCAACCACCTACATCTCTACGCTTTACTTCTCTCTTTCACCAATTGGGAAGGACTCTTCTTTTGAGAAGCTCAACATTATAACATGTCTCCTTTCTTTAGTATTTTTTCagacaaattttaaattgttttcaatTATACACATGAATTTCGATAATCTTGAGGAGAAAAGGTTatttaattatcttttattttcatttgtaaTGACTTTTGACATTGGTAAGTATACAGCTAGGTAGACTAACTGGAATATAATGTGTCACTCAATTGTTgtagttttgattttattatttaaaatagtatttacCTCACAGATTTCAAGTAATCTCAAGACATGCAATCAATCGTGTAAATACTAATTTATACAGGCTTTTCAACTTGTCACAGTTAATATATAAGCATATTTCAATGGCACTGCAATCTAAAAAAAGTAGGTAAAAGAGTTTAGCAACAGAACTAAAGTAATTTCATTTAAGTTCTCTATTTATATCACAACAAAAACTACTCTCCTACACATTCATGGATCCAACAAAAAATAGAGGAGAAATGGAGGGAATCGATCATAGGATGGTGAGCGTCAATGGCATCACGATGCACATTGCCGAGAAAGGTCCCAAAGAAGGAACCGTGGTGCTTCTCCTCCACGGATTCCCTGATCTCTGGTACACTTGGCGTCACCAGATCACTGCGTTATCATCTCTAGGTCACCGAGCCGTAGCTCCAGACCTCCGAGGCTACGGAGAGTCTGACTCGCCGGAGTGTTTCTCAGAGTACACGTGTCTTCACCTCGTGGGTGACCTCGTGGCTCTTATTGACAGTGTTTCTGGAGATCAAGAGAAGGTGTTTCTGGTGGGTCATGACTGGGGGGCTATTGTCGGATGGTATCTCTGTTTGTTCCGACCGGAGAAGATTAAGGGTTTTGTGTGTTTGAGTGTGCCTTATAAGCCAAGAAACCCTAAGGTCAAGCCTGTTGAAGGGTTTAAGGCTGTGTTTGGAGATGATTACTACATTTGTAGATTTCAGGTTTCATAATAGATTCCACCATTAATTATTACACCATTCAGTTCACATAGTTTAGTTGTATCCaactgttttttaatttattttagcgTTGTGAATTTGCAGGAACcagggaaggctgagagagaGATTGCATGTGCAGATCCAAGAAGAGTTCTGAAGAACATCTTCATAGGGAGGGAACTCGGCCCACCGATTCTACCTAAGGATAACCCCTTTGGAgcaaaccctaaccctaactgCGAACAAGTTAAACTTCCTGAATGGTTTTCAAAGGAAGATCTCGACTACTACGTCTCCAAATTCAAGAAGACAGGATTTACCGGTGGACTTAACTACTACAGAGCCATGGATCTGTAAGTTCTTCACATGAAGTTCTGTTTTAAAGCCTTTTGGAGTTAGATTTTTAATCAGTTCTTGGATGATGCTAGGACATGGGAACTCACTGCACCATGGACCGGGGCAAAGATTCAAGTTCCGGTGAAGTTCATGACCGGTGATTTGGACATGGTTTACACCACGCCGGGGGTTAAAGAGTACATTCACGGTGGTGGATTTGCTGCAGATGTTCCAAATCTTCAGGAGGTAGTTGTGATTGAAGATGCTGGTCACTTTGCCAACCAAGAGAAACCTCAAGAGGTCACTGCTCACATCAATGACTTCTTTACCAAGCTTCAGGACAACTACAAAAGCTTTTAGGGTTCTTGGTGAAGTCTGTTTTATTGACTCTCAAATAACAATCTCGTTCTTGCAAATGTTGTACTTCGATCGAACAGATTATGAATAAGATATAAATTGCAGGATTTGGTGCTACTGAAGAAGAGAATAGTCTGGAAAATGTAGTAAACTTAAATATTGTCTGAAGGAAGCAAATGCAAAGCGCCACTATTCTATAAGCTGTGCAAGTGTTCATTAGCTCTGTAGTTTGTCTAATCTTATATGAGTTATCCAAGTGTTCATAATTTTCTATGATGGTATCTTCATAATTCTATTAATTTGTTTGAATTATTATCATTTTGTTACTTTTAATCTTGTTACTTCAAGATCACTGCATTGAACTTGCTCTGTGTTCTCCTCACTAGAAACCTATAAAGCTGCAATTTTTTTCATTACACAAAATGTCAAACAAGATTTCACTCAAAAATAAGACAAAAGATTCGTTTGTTTAAGGGTTGGACCTTGACGGTAAGCTTGAGGTAGACATCTTCGGACTTTGGAGCTGTCCTTTTCGTCTTCTTGCTCTTACCTCCTGCGATCAAATCAATTccctgcaaacaaaaaaaaacacgatCGAAATGATCTCAGAAATCAAACAAATGTCACTATCGAAGTTACAAGAGAGACAATTCCGACacggaaagagagagagagagagagagagggcaaGATTTTACCATTGTAGCCTTCTCCGGAGATGTGGTGgtgccgccgccgccgccgtagCATCTACGAGTGAAGTGGTGAAACTAACTTTTAAGTGTTTTCTCACAatgttgggttttttttttcttatttccaCTAAGGGCCCAACACTATAAGCCCATCAAGAAACTACTATCATCAACCaaattctctcttttttatatgatttttttacacaatttttttatatttatttattggcTATCATATCAAGTTGAAGTATTCTGTTCAACATACAGTTTTATTCAGCTTTAGCTCTAAATATTTTCCAGTTCTTAAGTTTATAcgttaaaaaattgtttttcaatgctttaaatctattttgatttttaacttGACTTTGTttgtgatcttttttttttgttcaacgaTAATTCGTTAAAAAAAGTAGAAAGAATTTAGCAAGTTACGTAATTTGGGTTTCTGAGAATGGATTTGGTTAAAGCATCAATCTGTCAATTCTCACCCtttggaagaaaaaagaaagatagaTCGATAAACAGAAGGAAAGTTGCTTCGATATCCTTCACGATACCGTAGATCTTCTTTTCTTCGAAGAGTTTGACGTTGATGGCCCTGATCAGGGTTTGGTTATCGGAGAACATCCGAAGGTGGGTCACATTTAGCAAGGCTGCTGCTTGGAGGGCTGCTCGCATCACTAGGACTTCAGCAGCAAGAGGTGTTGTGACATTGTGATGGATTTGAGCTCATCTTTCATCCAGAGAGCGTGAAGGGTCCGAGATGATCCATACTAGTTCTAAATACAttgcaaaaaaatataactgatcaaaagaaaaaaaaaagaaagaaggaaGGTGTTCTGTTCAACTATCATTGTTAATTATCTACGGTCccttgattaaaaaaaatgctTACGAAATCTTACTTGTTTTATCAAAAAGTAAAAACTATGTTAGGGAGGGGACATGATGGGCACCCAGATATACAAATACAAGTATTAATCTCACACGTATGTAACTGTACAAAGTGCTGCTCCCTATCTCTAACCATAAAACCGAACTTTTCAAAAGACGCGGTTTCTCGCCCGACCTGAATACAAATTTCTTGCAGAATTAAATAAAGGAATAAATGTGTGTATAAAATCATTAAATTGTACGGAAGACTATTTTACTTTGACCAGTTCCAATGAGAAACCTCCACGTCTCATCCTTTTAGGCTGGATCTTCCACCACCGCCCACTAACTCACGTATTCTTGCCTTGGAAGGTTTCACTAATTACCTTTTCTTCTAACTATCTTTGAGAGTTTTGACAACTAATCATTTTTATAGTTTGCTTGGACAAAAGACGATCATTGGATCCATTAATCATCAACTGATTGATGTATTCGTTTACATAATTAGACTACCTAATGTCCATTATATATGGCTAAGAAAGTGTTCAAAGTtgcatttaatttaataaagaaaaaaatacccGAACATACTAATAGTTTTCATGTTTCTAATTATGTTATGATTAGAAACTTGTAATTATAAGATAACCAATAGCCATTAAAAATGAAAGCTGCGTTGAAAAATATTAATCCCAAAATTTTCggacaagagagagagacacgaCATAATCTGCACCATCTGTTTTCCTCTCTCCTCAATATTCTAAAGCTggaagtttttttatttttctcttctgAGAGAAAGAGATTTGGATTTGTTCTATTCTAATCTCCACTTTCATCCTCTCAGTTCTAAAGTATAATTAAGATCTCGTGTTTGACCCTTTAATTTGTCTCTTTCCTTTCGTGTTCCTTGCACTTTCCCGGGAAAATCcgaaacagaacaaaaaaaaaaacaaaagcttaCGACTCTCTGATCACCTCTAAGTGAGGCTCTAACCCATCAACGACCCATTGTTCCTACCCTGATTTGGCACGAACCCTTTTGTTTCAATTTCAGGTTCCGGTGAGAAAAAAAGTTTCGGATCAAAGCCAAAAAAcaatgacgacgacgatgacaACAGAAGGGATGATGATGGAGATAAGTATGGTGGATGACATCATCAGAAGATTATTAGAAGGCAAAGGAGGCAAACAGGTCCAGCTCTCAGAGATCGAGATCCGTCAACTCTGCGTTAACGCCAGACAAATCTTCCTCTCTCAGCCTAACCTCCTCGATCTCCATGCCCCCATTCGCATCTGCggtaccccccccccctctctctctcaagaaaattctcattttgattatttatatttttatgttttcttttgtttattatgttattacaaactatgagaaatattataaatacgGCTATGAATACAGGTGATATTCATGGACAATACCAAGACCTTCTCCGTCTATTCGAATACGGAGGCTACCCTCCTTCAGCCAACTACCTCTTCCTCGGCGACTACGTCGACAGAGGCAAGCAGAGCCTCGAGACGATCTGCCTCCTCTTGGCTTACAAAATCCGCTACCCGTCCAAGGTCTTCCTCCTGAGAGGCAACCACGAGGACGCGAAGATCAACAGGATCTACGGCTTCTACGACGAGTGCAAACGGAGGTTCAACGTCAGGCTGTGGAAGGTATTCACCGACTGCTTCAACTGCCTGCCCGTTGCCGCCCTCATCGACGACAAGATCTTGTGTATGCACGGAGGGTTGTCGCCGGAGCTGGAGAATTTGGAGCAGATTAGGGAGATTCAGAGGCCTACTGAGATTCCGGACAACGGTCTTCtttgtgatttgctttggtCGGATCCGGATCAGAAGCATGAAGGATGGTGTGATAGCGATAGGGGTATCTCGTGTACGTTTGGAGCTGATGTAGTTGCTGAGTTCTTGGATAAAAATGATCTTGACCTCATTTGCCGTGGCCATCAGGTAAAAAAATATACTTCCCCTAGACATTATTTGAGAAGCCTTTGTGATTTACTTTGGTCTGTTTGTTTGCAGGTGGTGGAAGATGGGTATGAGTTTTTTGCGAAAAGGAGATTAGTGACGATATTCTCAGCTCCAAACTATGGTGGAGAGTTTGACAATGCAGGTGCATTATTGAGCGTGGACCAATCTCTTGTTTGCTCTTTTGAGATTCTGAAACCTGCCCCATCTTCAAGCAGTATCCCTCTCAAGAAGGTTTGTTTTCACCAGACCAAGAAATGATTTTTCTGATGATACAATTGGTTTACCTAAGTACACAtggctttcttttttttatgtttactaTTTTATCAGGTACCTAAAATGGGAAAGTCTTGAAACTCGATTAATAAAAGCTTCACAAGCTACTAAAGCTAGACTCTGTGCATTTTCTTAAGATAGGTAAAACTGCAATGGAGAAGAGAACCTCAAAGGCTCATCAAAGAAGAAGCATctgtaaaaagaaaacaaaagttgtTATCCAAGTATCTTGTGTATAGTTGCTTCTTTGTGATTTTCATCTCCTTTTTggtctgttttctttttcttttcttcttatgtTTATTCTTTGTTACTCCTTCCTAGTTTAACTTAGAGTGCCCCTCCTCTTTTGCTTTAATATAACTCTTTTCTTGTATCATCATCAAGTTaccacattttttttaaaaaatctttcaaTATAGAATTGACTTCCATGGTTTGGCTCTTACTTTTCTTAATCGTCAGTACAGTAAAAGT
It encodes the following:
- the LOC125609128 gene encoding epoxide hydrolase A-like; protein product: MDPTKNRGEMEGIDHRMVSVNGITMHIAEKGPKEGTVVLLLHGFPDLWYTWRHQITALSSLGHRAVAPDLRGYGESDSPECFSEYTCLHLVGDLVALIDSVSGDQEKVFLVGHDWGAIVGWYLCLFRPEKIKGFVCLSVPYKPRNPKVKPVEGFKAVFGDDYYICRFQEPGKAEREIACADPRRVLKNIFIGRELGPPILPKDNPFGANPNPNCEQVKLPEWFSKEDLDYYVSKFKKTGFTGGLNYYRAMDLTWELTAPWTGAKIQVPVKFMTGDLDMVYTTPGVKEYIHGGGFAADVPNLQEVVVIEDAGHFANQEKPQEVTAHINDFFTKLQDNYKSF
- the LOC106362019 gene encoding serine/threonine-protein phosphatase PP1 isozyme 9-like, with product MTTTMTTEGMMMEISMVDDIIRRLLEGKGGKQVQLSEIEIRQLCVNARQIFLSQPNLLDLHAPIRICGDIHGQYQDLLRLFEYGGYPPSANYLFLGDYVDRGKQSLETICLLLAYKIRYPSKVFLLRGNHEDAKINRIYGFYDECKRRFNVRLWKVFTDCFNCLPVAALIDDKILCMHGGLSPELENLEQIREIQRPTEIPDNGLLCDLLWSDPDQKHEGWCDSDRGISCTFGADVVAEFLDKNDLDLICRGHQVVEDGYEFFAKRRLVTIFSAPNYGGEFDNAGALLSVDQSLVCSFEILKPAPSSSSIPLKKVPKMGKS
- the LOC125609126 gene encoding probable pectinesterase/pectinesterase inhibitor 21 gives rise to the protein MSYGYDDDSKRKKRYVIISISSVLLISMVVAVTVGVNLNKHDGKGDSESNGQITASVKAVKDICAPTDYKKTCEYSLIKNGNNTTDPMELVKTAFSVTMKQITDAAKKSQTIIDLQKDPRTRMALDQCKELMDYALGELSNSFEELGKLEFHKLDEVLINLRIWLSAAISHEETCLEGFQGTQGNAGETMKKALKTAIELTHNGLAIISEMSNFVGQIDIPGLNSCRLLAQEIPSWVNQRGRRLLQAASEYSDAKPDIVVAQDGSGQYATINDALKHVPKKKNTTFVVHIKAGIYKEYVQVNKSMTHLVFIGDGPEKTIISGSKNYKDGITTYRTATVAIVGDYFIAKNIGFVNTAGAIKHQAVAIRVQSDESIFFNCRFDGYQDTLYAHSHRQFYRDCTISGTIDFLFGDAAAVFQNCTLLVRKPLPNQACPITAHGRKDVRESTGFVFQGCTIAGEPDYLAVKETSKAYLGRPWKEYSRTIIMNTFIPDFIQPQGWQPWLGNFGLDTLFYSEVQNTGPGAALANRVTWPGIKTLSNEEILKFTPDQYIQGDVWVHGKGVPYTPGLLAANPNAATTIPSNSAAPGFSSFTDTSGAGSVSPAASPQGSIKMVSKSN